One part of the Paraburkholderia flagellata genome encodes these proteins:
- a CDS encoding colicin transporter gives MFRCPQKTLTTSRFSPDLPLAQFRAPVGVTRRFPALGAICAVALSLGASVPALAQAVGVPGPLQQQGAATAPVMQPEVSGNAPLAASDAAGVAGTPASQQSDFDARQKVLDRRSAENDYQFAVAQHNCYSTFFVNHCIGKARDQMRVVQADIRREQLALDDEKRAAHAQQRDQQAALQRAQDEANAPQRAANEAASAQAYEQKQQQHALDQAQRQAEAPQRAANEQAYQEKQRQHALAQAQRQGEQSQRDANQAAYDQKQYQNQLEQARRQGEQKAQERADKAQRYQQKQEDAVKHKADVEERQKQAAEKAQQKQQQEQQRQEQQKQQQEQQDQ, from the coding sequence ATGTTCCGCTGCCCACAGAAGACGTTGACGACCTCCCGCTTCTCCCCCGATTTGCCCCTTGCCCAGTTTCGGGCGCCTGTTGGCGTCACTCGGCGGTTCCCCGCTCTTGGGGCAATTTGTGCCGTCGCGTTGAGCCTTGGTGCGAGCGTTCCGGCCCTCGCGCAGGCGGTCGGGGTACCGGGGCCGCTACAGCAGCAAGGTGCGGCAACAGCGCCGGTGATGCAGCCGGAGGTTTCGGGGAACGCGCCGCTCGCAGCGTCCGATGCGGCTGGGGTCGCTGGCACGCCGGCGTCGCAGCAGAGCGATTTCGACGCGCGGCAGAAGGTGCTAGACCGTCGTAGTGCGGAGAACGACTATCAGTTTGCAGTCGCGCAGCACAACTGCTACAGCACGTTCTTCGTGAATCATTGCATCGGCAAGGCGCGCGACCAGATGCGTGTCGTGCAGGCCGATATCCGCCGCGAGCAACTGGCGCTCGACGACGAGAAGCGTGCCGCGCATGCGCAGCAGCGCGACCAGCAGGCCGCATTGCAGCGCGCGCAGGACGAAGCGAATGCGCCGCAGCGCGCCGCCAACGAAGCGGCAAGTGCACAGGCGTACGAACAAAAGCAGCAGCAACACGCGCTCGATCAGGCGCAGCGCCAGGCCGAGGCACCGCAGCGTGCGGCGAACGAGCAGGCGTATCAGGAAAAGCAGCGGCAGCATGCGCTGGCCCAGGCGCAGCGTCAGGGCGAGCAATCGCAGCGCGACGCGAACCAGGCTGCGTACGATCAGAAGCAGTACCAGAACCAACTGGAACAAGCGCGCCGCCAGGGCGAACAAAAGGCTCAGGAACGTGCCGACAAGGCGCAGCGCTACCAGCAGAAGCAGGAAGACGCGGTGAAGCATAAAGCCGACGTCGAAGAGCGTCAGAAACAGGCGGCCGAGAAGGCGCAGCAAAAGCAGCAACAAGAACAACAGCGGCAGGAACAGCAAAAGCAGCAGCAGGAACAGCAGGACCAGTAG
- a CDS encoding DUF465 domain-containing protein — protein MREHREVKTEVLRDRILQLESEHGDLDRLIDRMSDTPDYDDLELQRLKKRKLKVKDNILLLQLQLDPDSTKTSDGRA, from the coding sequence ATGCGCGAGCATCGTGAAGTCAAGACCGAGGTCCTTCGTGACCGCATTCTGCAACTGGAATCGGAACATGGCGATCTGGACCGCCTGATAGACAGGATGTCCGATACCCCGGACTATGACGATCTCGAACTGCAGAGGCTGAAGAAGCGCAAGCTCAAGGTCAAGGACAACATCCTCCTGTTGCAACTGCAGCTGGACCCCGATTCAACGAAGACTTCGGACGGGCGCGCCTGA
- a CDS encoding ATP-dependent DNA helicase, with protein MNSTTVSRSRPAREGGAPEADARATQPAAAPILSARRAAELEELFAANGLLAREIDGYRPRAAQIEMARAVAAAMEAAAQSQPEPAMFELQSRPARRVERGAPAQPGAEEAARDAAESGDNTLIVEAGTGTGKTYAYLVPAMLWGGKVVVSTGTKHLQDQLFARDIPTVRDALAVPVSVAMLKGRANYLCHYYLQRTADNGRLPSRQETAYLQEIVRFAKITRSGDKAELASVPETAAVWSMVTSTRDNCLGQECPHYKDCFVMQARREAQQADIVVVNHHLFFADIMLRDTGMAELLPSANTIIFDEAHQLPETATLFFGETLSTAQFLELARDCVAEGLSHARDAVEWVKLGAALERAARDVRLAFKEDSLRLSITQLPEDHPLFDALDALQTELAALATALAGQAERAESIGACLRRARELQGILAGWTVPSGGTPAPETRKAEADGQDESTHAADDADEKVRWVEVFSHTVQLHETPLSVAPIFAKQRAGVPRTWVFTSATLSVRGDFTHYAAQMGLSSRRSMTLPSPFDYPTQGLLYVPRNMPQPSSPQFTDAVFDAALPAIEASGGGVFMLCTTLRAVDRIAQKLRDTIEARGWNTPLLVQGDASRTELLERFRSYGNAILVGSQSFWEGVDVRGDALSLVVIDKLPFAPPDDPVLAARLDALAKKGLSPFAVHQLPQAVITLKQGAGRLIRAETDRGVLMICDTRLVDKPYGRRIWQSLPPFKRTREIEVVQAFFEEKNEAAGEQGAAG; from the coding sequence TTGAATTCAACGACCGTTTCCCGTTCCCGGCCCGCGCGCGAAGGCGGCGCGCCGGAGGCCGACGCGCGTGCGACGCAACCAGCCGCTGCGCCCATCTTGAGCGCACGCCGCGCCGCCGAGCTCGAGGAGCTCTTCGCGGCCAACGGCTTGCTCGCCCGCGAGATCGACGGCTATCGCCCGCGCGCCGCGCAGATCGAAATGGCGCGCGCGGTCGCGGCCGCGATGGAAGCCGCCGCGCAATCCCAGCCCGAACCCGCGATGTTCGAACTCCAGTCGCGCCCGGCGCGGCGGGTCGAGCGCGGCGCGCCGGCACAGCCGGGCGCCGAAGAAGCGGCGCGCGACGCCGCCGAGAGCGGTGACAACACGCTGATCGTCGAAGCGGGCACGGGCACCGGCAAGACCTATGCGTACCTCGTGCCGGCCATGCTTTGGGGCGGCAAGGTGGTCGTCTCGACGGGCACGAAGCATCTGCAGGATCAGCTCTTCGCGCGCGACATCCCCACGGTGCGCGACGCGCTCGCGGTGCCCGTGAGCGTCGCGATGCTCAAGGGCCGCGCCAACTATCTGTGCCACTACTACCTGCAGCGCACGGCCGACAACGGCCGGCTGCCGTCGCGCCAGGAAACCGCATATCTGCAGGAAATCGTGCGTTTCGCGAAGATCACGCGCTCAGGCGACAAGGCCGAGCTTGCGAGCGTGCCCGAGACGGCGGCTGTGTGGTCGATGGTCACATCGACGCGCGATAACTGTCTTGGCCAGGAGTGTCCGCATTACAAGGACTGCTTCGTGATGCAGGCGCGCCGGGAGGCGCAGCAGGCCGACATCGTGGTGGTGAACCACCATCTGTTCTTCGCCGACATCATGCTGCGCGATACCGGCATGGCCGAACTGCTGCCGAGCGCGAATACGATCATCTTCGACGAAGCGCATCAACTGCCCGAAACGGCTACGCTCTTTTTCGGCGAAACGCTCTCGACGGCGCAGTTCCTCGAACTCGCGCGCGATTGCGTGGCCGAGGGTCTGAGCCACGCGCGCGACGCGGTCGAATGGGTCAAGCTCGGCGCGGCGCTCGAACGTGCCGCGCGCGACGTGCGGCTCGCGTTCAAGGAAGATTCGCTGCGCCTGTCGATCACGCAGTTGCCTGAAGATCACCCGCTCTTCGATGCGCTCGACGCGCTGCAGACCGAACTGGCTGCGCTTGCCACGGCGCTCGCGGGTCAGGCCGAGCGCGCCGAATCGATCGGAGCCTGCTTGCGCCGCGCGCGCGAACTGCAGGGCATCCTCGCGGGCTGGACCGTGCCGTCAGGCGGCACGCCAGCGCCCGAAACACGCAAAGCCGAAGCGGACGGGCAAGACGAAAGCACTCACGCTGCGGACGACGCGGACGAGAAAGTCCGCTGGGTCGAGGTGTTCTCGCACACGGTGCAGTTGCACGAAACCCCGCTTTCCGTGGCGCCGATTTTCGCGAAGCAGCGCGCCGGCGTACCGCGCACGTGGGTCTTCACATCGGCGACGCTTTCGGTACGTGGCGACTTCACGCACTACGCGGCGCAGATGGGCTTGAGCTCGCGCCGCTCGATGACGCTGCCGAGCCCGTTCGACTATCCCACGCAAGGTCTGCTTTACGTGCCGCGCAACATGCCGCAGCCGTCGTCGCCGCAATTCACCGACGCCGTGTTCGATGCGGCGTTGCCAGCGATCGAGGCGTCGGGCGGTGGCGTCTTCATGCTATGCACGACGTTGCGTGCCGTCGACCGCATCGCCCAGAAGCTGCGCGATACGATCGAGGCGCGCGGCTGGAATACGCCGCTTCTCGTGCAGGGCGACGCGAGCCGCACGGAGCTGCTCGAGCGTTTCCGCTCCTATGGCAATGCGATTCTCGTGGGCAGCCAGAGCTTCTGGGAGGGCGTGGACGTGCGCGGCGACGCGCTCTCGCTCGTGGTCATCGACAAGTTGCCGTTCGCGCCGCCCGACGATCCGGTGCTGGCGGCACGCCTCGACGCGCTGGCGAAGAAAGGGCTGAGCCCGTTCGCGGTCCACCAGCTTCCCCAAGCGGTGATCACGCTCAAGCAGGGCGCGGGGCGTTTGATTCGCGCGGAAACCGACCGTGGCGTGTTGATGATTTGCGACACCCGTCTCGTCGATAAACCGTATGGCCGACGCATCTGGCAAAGCCTGCCGCCGTTCAAGCGGACGCGGGAGATCGAAGTGGTGCAGGCGTTCTTCGAAGAGAAGAACGAGGCGGCAGGGGAGCAGGGCGCGGCAGGTTAA
- a CDS encoding ribosomal protein uL16 3-hydroxylase, producing MPKRSPDHPVDARKRRASLPLACPAPDVATPLLGGLTPAQFMRKYWQKKPLLIRQAIPDIEAPLSRDELFALADSDDVESRLVTHFRRRWALEHGPFSPDELPTPRTRQWTLLVQGADLHDDRARALLERFRFAPDARLDDLMISYASDGGGVGPHFDSYDVFLLQVHGKRRWRIGAQRDLSLHEGLPLKILANFEPEEEWVLEPGDMLYLPPHIAHDGIAEGECMTCSIGFRSPSTNELTSQFLYWLAERGANDDNVKPTLYRDPDQPAVAHPAQLPPALVERVGGVLAKVRWNDADVSSFVGSWLSEPKANVVFDAPENPLDEARFVAQAAKNGITLDRRTILLYDSRSYYLNGEQYLLKEARKWLPALADRRSMDGKRFVTLSHDSCVTALLHEWYRAGWIRTGVLA from the coding sequence ATGCCGAAGCGGTCCCCAGACCACCCGGTGGACGCGCGCAAGCGGCGCGCCTCCCTCCCCCTGGCATGCCCCGCGCCCGATGTTGCCACGCCGCTTCTGGGCGGCCTGACTCCGGCGCAGTTCATGCGCAAATACTGGCAGAAAAAGCCGCTTTTGATTCGCCAGGCGATTCCCGACATCGAAGCGCCACTCTCGCGTGACGAACTCTTCGCGCTCGCAGACAGCGACGATGTCGAGTCACGTCTCGTCACGCATTTTCGCCGCCGCTGGGCGCTCGAACACGGTCCTTTCTCGCCGGACGAATTGCCCACGCCGAGGACCCGCCAGTGGACGCTGCTCGTGCAAGGCGCCGATCTGCACGACGACCGCGCGCGGGCGCTACTCGAGCGCTTTCGTTTCGCGCCCGATGCGCGGCTCGACGACCTCATGATCTCGTACGCTTCCGACGGCGGTGGCGTGGGCCCGCACTTCGATTCGTATGATGTCTTCCTGCTGCAGGTTCACGGCAAGCGCCGCTGGCGCATTGGCGCGCAGCGCGACCTGTCGCTGCACGAAGGTTTGCCGCTCAAGATTCTCGCGAACTTCGAACCTGAAGAAGAGTGGGTGCTGGAGCCCGGCGACATGCTGTACCTGCCGCCGCATATCGCCCATGACGGCATCGCCGAAGGCGAATGCATGACGTGCTCGATCGGCTTTCGTTCTCCTTCCACGAACGAGTTGACGAGTCAGTTTCTTTATTGGCTCGCCGAGCGCGGCGCGAATGACGACAACGTCAAGCCCACGCTCTACCGCGACCCCGACCAGCCGGCCGTGGCGCATCCCGCGCAGCTTCCCCCGGCACTCGTGGAGCGTGTTGGCGGCGTGCTTGCTAAAGTGCGCTGGAACGACGCCGATGTGTCTTCGTTCGTAGGCTCCTGGCTGTCCGAACCGAAAGCCAATGTAGTGTTCGACGCCCCTGAAAATCCGCTCGACGAAGCCCGTTTCGTTGCGCAAGCGGCAAAAAATGGGATAACACTCGACCGCAGGACAATCCTGCTTTACGATTCGCGGTCGTATTACCTGAATGGGGAACAGTACTTGCTCAAAGAGGCAAGAAAGTGGCTGCCGGCACTGGCCGACAGGCGCTCTATGGACGGGAAACGCTTTGTAACACTCTCACACGATTCGTGTGTGACAGCGTTGCTACACGAGTGGTATCGTGCGGGCTGGATTCGGACCGGGGTGCTTGCCTAA
- a CDS encoding FKBP-type peptidyl-prolyl cis-trans isomerase: MKIAKDTVVSVAYKLSDAQGNLIEESDEPMVYLHGGYDGTFPKIEEVLDGQEPGFETQIQLEPQDAFGEYDPDLVKIEPRNRFPEPLEVGMQFEGTPEEGDEDLDTLVYTVTDVAEDKVVLDGNHPLAGMALRFALTVKEVRVATEDEIEHEHAHGADGLEIIDEDEEDDGDESASKPTLH; encoded by the coding sequence ATGAAAATTGCAAAGGACACCGTCGTGTCGGTCGCTTACAAGCTATCGGATGCGCAGGGCAATCTGATTGAGGAAAGCGACGAGCCGATGGTCTATCTGCACGGCGGCTATGATGGCACGTTCCCCAAGATCGAGGAAGTGCTGGACGGCCAGGAGCCGGGCTTCGAGACCCAGATCCAGCTTGAGCCGCAGGATGCCTTCGGGGAATACGATCCCGATCTCGTGAAGATCGAGCCGCGCAACCGCTTCCCTGAGCCGCTCGAAGTCGGCATGCAGTTCGAAGGCACGCCCGAAGAAGGCGACGAAGATCTCGACACGCTCGTCTATACGGTCACGGACGTCGCCGAAGACAAAGTCGTGCTCGACGGCAATCATCCCCTCGCGGGCATGGCGCTGCGTTTCGCGCTGACGGTCAAGGAAGTGCGCGTAGCCACCGAAGACGAAATCGAACACGAGCACGCGCATGGCGCGGATGGCCTCGAGATCATCGACGAAGACGAAGAAGACGACGGCGACGAAAGCGCCTCGAAACCCACCCTGCACTAA